The DNA region CATCTTCCTGCTACCAGCCACATGGGAGAAGATAAGAAGATGCCAATACACGTAGTATATACAGTAAGCCCGCTTCTTCTTAATGGATGAAAAGAGAACCACAGTTGCTGTGGTTCTCCATTCATTATATGCACCGAAATCTaatatcaaaataaatatgggtatTTCTTGCTCTTAATATGAACCATTAGAATGAGCCATAAGATCTTGCCAAaagaaataaagattattttaaaatacatacttCCAGACTTGTAACCTCAGTAACACCACTCTTGCTAAGAGATATATTATCCTGAACAAACTTCTGCTGTTTTACATCAAGCATTGCCATCATCTCCAAATGCTGTTGCTCTAAAActgaaaaagtttttaaaaaattatttgcagCTTACATGGCTTAtctaaaaaaatccaaaaattagAACTTTAATTTCTTTAGAGGCTGAATTTTCTGACTTgaaaatattcttattttctaAACATGGATGAAAACACTGCGCATTACAGAAAGAATATAGAGATTGTTCTATTAAGCCTTTTTCCATAAAAGGCATTATCAATGCACACTATGAAAGCCAATACTACATAAAAGTAtaaaatggtaaaggttcccctagcacatatgtgctagtcattcctgactctaggggatggtgttcatctccttttcaaagccgaagagccagcactgtccaaagacatctccattgtcatgtggccagcatgactaaaagttgaaggcacacggaacaatGTTAtattcccaccaaggtggttcctatttttctacttgaatttgtacatgctttcgaactgctaggttggcagaagctgggacaagcaacaggagcttcctccattatgcggcactagggataaACACTAGGAATAAACACTAGGAATAAATACTTGGCATAAAGGTATATCCTAAGACTAATGATTGGAGAAGTTCAAGTTTCTTTTCttagccagtttggtttagtggttaaggtgccagAGTAGAAACCAAGAAAATGTGAGTTTTAGGCAAAAAGCTGAGATGGtaactttaggccagtcactttctctcagcccaactcaatcCATAGGGTGCATGTTGTGGAAAAAATGGGAAGATAAAAGTGTATTAAAATATTCACTGCCCTGAATTTTtatgaaataataaaggcaggatgtaaataaataaaacatacaaagCACTATTCATAACCTCCACATTCCAAGAATGCAGCTGGTATATATCCCTAAGATAGTCTTAGTCAATAAAAGGATATAGATCTGCAACTCAGTACTTTATTTGAAAGTATGTGTCAAAAAAAATCTGATAATCTAAGTCAATATAAAGCATTTGGTGAAACTAGATGGTGTGTCCTGGGAACAAAACTATCTATTTGCCTTCTGATAAAccatgtgtgtatgggggggggggggggtttgctggTCTTGTCACCATGACACTTCTTTTGTGGAAGTGTCCAAAACGAGaatttcaaatttatttactGCTTCAAAAAGACTCTGATCCCCTGGATAGTAATTCTATCTAATTCTAATATTAACAGAGCTTACTTACGTTGATTTTCAGACTTCAATAGTTTAATTTCCTCAGTTTTCATTTTAACCGTTTCTTTAAATGCAGCATTTTCACAATAAATTCTGTTGACATGGGAAATAACACATTTCAATCACATCTTTAATATGCTTTCTGCCTGGCTGATTAAAGGAATATACTTTAATTTACCTTTCATATTTCTCTGCCCAGGTCTCatctatattttttaatttctcttgATTAATTTTGATTTCCCACTGCAGAACATTTATTTCCTATAAACATAAAAGAATTGTATTCATTACATTGTTAGTGAAACTGGATTCTGTTATCTAAGATATGTATTATTTAGGATATGATATTGTTTTTGCTCCGCAAGAAAAGAATATTAATGCACAATGGAAGATATATATAATGTTTCTACTACGTCCAATTGCCTGGCAGAACAAACAAACTGCAAAAGAATTTCTACATTGTTCAATTATGTGCTCACTTTCTCCCATTATGATTCTTAAGGCAATCTCAATtgctgtttaaaatatttaaatatttttgacaaTCCCTTAATAACATTACCTTATTCAATACAATAAGTTTGAAATGACTGAATTCAGACACTTCCTCTCATCTAAATCCGTAATCTTTGCATCTGCCAAACTGGAAAATGCTGTGAATTTGCAGAGGCCAATACAACCTTATTTGCTATATTTTCTTCAGCTCACTAAAGTATAATTAAATTGGTGCCAAATACCAATTCTGCAGTAACAAAAATTCTCCCATACCCAATACtctataaaaaagaacaaaaataaataaataagtaaataagtaaataagtaaataaataagtaaataaataagtaaataagtaaataagtaaataaataaataaataaataaataaataaataaataaataacattcctCTGTTTTCCTGTGTAATTCAAGTTGTATGCATTTGTCTGGATCTATGCAAAAAGTTCAGAGCAGTTGCTATGAAAGAAGCTTCCAACCACAAAATTGGTCTTCCATTTCAGAGCCCCTTGTGAGCTGTGATAGTAAAATGATGGCACATATTTTGCAAATCTCATTTTCTGTGGCATACTTCTGTGGAGGTTAGAATGGGGAAGTGAAGACAGCATAGTCAGGCACAACAAAAAACTAATGGGTGTCCAGAAGTTAAAGTTCCTGTCAATAGGAAAACAGATCACCCACAAGATGAGATGAATTCTGCAAAGAAAACAGTAGTTTCCTTCCAGTTTTAAATAAACTACAgcaaagccagaaaaaaaaagatttcactcTCAAAACCAACTGACCTTGTTTGATAAGTACACAGCTGGTTGCAAAGCAGTGTCAAACATATGTGGATGTTTAATCATAGTTAATTATGACAAggtaataaaaaagataaaaatatttagtaaaaaaatattttgtttccattAAAGAACTAATGCATCCTCTGGATTACAACTACATGGACTAGCAAACCAAAACCCAGATGTATGAACTTAAATTGTGTCACCACGTTCAttacttggagaaaaaaaaaagcatcttcaaGTTTAGATAATTATCTACATTTCCTCATAGCCACAATAATgtgctttctttctgtctttgacTTCGGAGGAAATCCCATTGAGATTAAAAAGGGCAAGTCCCACAACCTACTTTTATTCACTTTAGTAACCAGCTGGCCAACCTTGCTGACCTCACATTGTAATGCAACATATTGTTTAAGGCAGTTGCTGCATTCATAGCCATTCCTTTAATTTCTTACTCAGTTTCATCTACCACTAGGAAACCCAACTGCCAACTGCTGTCTTGAATATGTCGCAATGCAGCTTTGGTGTTCCAACTGTCATTTTTAATATGAGCCTGACAACAAAGAATTATTGACTTCAGACATATTTAAAGTTTAAACCTAGTAATCATTGCTTTTGATGTTAGACTGCCCATTAATTACTGGAAAAATCTTACTTGATTCAGACTCTTCTAGATGACAAACTATATTCAACTAATACCTGAGCATTCATGGCCCCTGCAACCAGAATCAGTTCAATACTTGTTATCTATGCTCCAACAAATAACTCAGTTCCTTCTGAGCTTGCTAGATTTCAGCTGGTCAACTTGCCAGGGACTTCTCCCAACATTCTGATTTTTTCATATAGTTGGATACACATAATTTCCCTTTTTACATTTGACAGTTCTGTAGAATCTTTTAATGCTAATATTTATCACTTGGACCTCTTTGATGAGATCTATAATCCCGTGTCCAAAGCCCCCAACAGAAATATTAGTCTGCTCAAATAAGATGTCCAGTCTTTCTCACTACTATAGCCAAAAATGTCATGGATATTCAGAGTCCAGCAATATTCAGAGGAGAGGGCAATCCAAGAAAATACCTCCCATAACTTGGACAAAGCAGATTGGCTGTGTAGTGTCCTTTAAAGACTACTTCTCCTAGAATGCAGACCTAGAATGTCTGCATTGAAAGTCATGTGTTGAGATAATAGGGAAGACACTACTTTCATGCTAGAACACTTTAGAatgttttcagcctgtttttaaGAACAAACCAGCTATGAGAACAAAGCTATGCCAAGGTTAGCAGGGTTCATACTGTGGTAAGATAGATATATTGATAAATCCTCTGCTTGTAATAGGTTAACCAAAGTATATAAAACACAATAGGAAAAGTACATCAGAGTATTCAGTGTAGATCAATGGCTACAGAACAATACCAGCACACTAAAATAAATGGACTTAAGTATGCTTAACCTGCATTGGTTGTAATTTAAGGCCACTGTCTCATACAATACCAcatttctactttttcttctttttaggaACAATATTAGatacattccagaggtgggttcctaccagttcgcacctattcggtagaaccggttcgtcaaatctaccgaaccggttagaagaggttccaccagtgggcctggaaagcagcccacacctacataagaggttccaaaaaattttgaagcccaccactgactatcatgctcatatttataaaactcagtgcctctgtgaaaggtaaggatgactactgcatttgtggtgcaatcagaacattgtgtgtgttgaagttgttttaatgcaaaccaaagatgacttttttacatcatattcttatgcatgccagtgctgtgtgtgagataatttaaggtggttctgacaagtgtcggcatctttatatccggtcacataggcggcaagccattcccacaaaggaagccacacccacagagtaggttcgaacaatttttgaaacctaccactgatacaTTCTTACCTTTTCTAAGGCTCGCTTTTGTTGCTCTGATTTTATAAATACTGCTTTAGTATGAGTGGTAGCTTTGTCCAAAACAGCCtaacaaatatataaaacaaaaattgGAAATATTCAATATCAGATTGTCTTAAATGTGCAATCAATGCATATAAGTTGAGATAATCAACAAAAAGCTGTTGCTCTACCACAaaacaataatatatatttaaaaaattaaaacatgttaTTATTGCAAGTGCAATATTACAGACCATATGAAGACAAGAATACACTTCTTGCTTTGAAAAAAAGTattataagaagaaaaaaaataccaaacaGATAGGGCAGGATGCCAGAAATTGTAAAAGTGTAAGtgtataaaaatactaaaaactagGGATAACACTGGTTTGTTTTCTGGTAAATGTGTGCTTTGTGactctctatctttctctgtgATAGTCATTTATGAGAGCAGCAAAAATATGCTCCAAAAATTCCAGATGTTTTCACTGTCCCCAAAAGGTTTTCTAGCCTGCTCTACAGCAGGGTTTTTCAAATTGTATTCTGCCAAAATCCTAGTTTTTGCAAGAACTTGATTAGGTTTGATAAAAGactaagaccaaaaaaaaaaaaaaaccccaaacaccaGGCTCTTAGGGGTGTCCATAGCAATTTTTCTAAGGTACAACAGAAAAGGCTTTGTTTGTAAGCTGACATTCAGAACTACTGTCCCTCCTCCCAGTGGTGACATTTTTCTGTCCGAGGGACAGTTTTAAAACTTTAGGCCTCAAATTAGACACAGATGAAGCAAGCCTTAGGGAGACTCCACTCCTTTAATGAAAGGTATATCAGTATGAGTAGattttatacatacataaatacacacacacacacacacacacgtttataTAGTGTTgacattaaaaattatgttacCGTTTCATCTTcatataaagaaaataaactcTAATTTACTGTTAGCATTACATATTACTTATAAATACTAATATAGTTGTTACAACATTTTGAAGTTTTGTTCAATTTACCATGCTCTGCAGAATTTTTAAAGCTTGTTCTTTGCCTTCAAGTTGTCTTTGAGATGCTTCCAATTCCACTCTTAAAATTTCTACttcctagaaagaaagaaaataagtttgGTTAATAAAAAACTAGGTATAAAGTATGGAGTCCTTTACATTAGTGAAAATTATTTTTAGTTGTGGAATTTAACttttattaattacattaaatattaacaatgttattaattattaattaaaagtTACATTACTGCAGCCATTGCTGCTCTcagtaatataaaaaaatacctccTTATAATCACagatataactataaaaataaaaaatcataaaAATTCCCAAAAAACAATAGCACATAACTACAGTAACTAATCAATATGTCTATTAACTCAAAGTGGTTTCCTGTAGTCCTCAAAAATGTTCAGTTCCTGGGTGCATCTATAAATCTAGTCTGAAACCATATCCAAAAATGATTTATCTATTACATTTCATTGTGCAAAAATATTCTTTGTAGGAGACCAATATTTGGAATACAGACCTTCCATGTCATTAAAGgctgaaatgaagaaaaaaacaaacctgaATTCAGCTTGAAATTGTGAACAACCCCAGAGATGAGCTGGGATACTTGCTGTAACTCCTTTTATAAAGCAGTTGGCACGAGTTTCAATTATCAGAGGAAGTGGGAGGAAAACTAAAGGAATGTTTTTCTATAAGGAAGATCCACCAGCAGCTATTGCCAGCTTGAAACAAACTTTATGCTTCAAGTCACTTATCACATAATACTGTATgccggggtagtcaacctttttatacctaccgctcacttttgtatctctgctagtagtaaatttttctaaccgcccaccagttccacagtaatggtgattttatgaaaacctaatgaaaatttttaaataatgctatgaattttttttaaaaagtcaattaaattaaaaaaaggaaagtgcttcagcatcggacaaaacccctaccgcccaccatgaaagctggaacgcccacaagtgggcggtagggaccaggttgactaccactgctgtattctattatctattataaTAATAGCTTCACTTTAGAAAGCAGAAAACACCATAGATCTCTCATGCCAGTAAAATCAAATATGAATTATTACCAGCATATACAATTTCTTTACATACATCTCTAAAttcatgacattttaaaaataatacccACAATAGCTTTATTTAAATTCATATATTATAAAATCATGCCCGTCTTTTTAACTTTATAGCAACCATTACTTTCATTTTCTACTTCTTACAAAACTCCATAGGCCATCagtattatgtttttattttttccttctagaagaagaggaagatatTGTTCATGTCTAAGGAAAGGAAAGTACCATATTAGAGGCAtctgaatattttaaattaatttaaatatttaatgtaaaaatagttaaaattaaattaatttataaaACAACTATTTTTTTTGGTTCCAGAATAAACTCCAAAAACTAAACacaatgctgtgtgtgtgtgcaccaggggtaggtttcaaaaatttttagaacctcttctgtaggtgtgggagtggcttgccagccatgtgattgggtgggcatggccaacttgtaaaatgtggcaaagctcacttaacaacgctcttgcttagcaaccaaaatgttggctcagaaattctggcatttgaagcacacaagtcttaaacctgtcaggttacaagacccttgcacccctaatcctttaggggaaaaaaacccaggggtgttcaaacttgacagctttaagacttgtggacttcaactcccagaattcctcctccagtcatgttggctcaggaactctgacattgaagtgtgcaaatcttaaagctatcaaattacaagacccttgcacccctaaccctttagaaaaaaaaacccaggggtgttcaaacttgacagctttaagacttgtggacttcaactcccagaattcctcatcttgctcttcatcttgatgatgtgaggatgggcagggggaggaagctggaactggttctacacagcactgtagatttgtggcacctcttctatagaagaggttagaactgacaggaacccacccctggtacgcGCGCACGCGCACACGTGTATTGAAAATAGTGACATTCAAAAATATAACACAGTAGTAGTAGTACCTTACCTCTAAAATTTCTTGGAGACGTTGTTTCAATTCTTCATTTGATGCCTCAGAATTGAGCTCTGAATTACAACAGAAAACAAACTGTTTGTGTATTTTTATTAAAGTGGGCAACAATCAGTAATTGGGAAGAAAACATAATCCTGCTTAATTGTTTCAGATGGCAGAAAAAAACCTGAGTGATCCTTTAAAGGGTAACAATACTTGCTTATCATGACTGATAAAATTTACTGGCAGCAATATTATCATTGTAGTAAAAACTAAGCTCAAACCCAAAGGACATGCATTTTAATGCTTGAGATCAATATTCatagatttattttaatatttaaaaaatagcataACATCCAGTTTCTTTACCTTTGAACCTGAAataaatattatgatttaaaaaGCAATGCTTAATATCAGTGCATTTCAAAATTACTGCCTGTAAAATTTACATGACAACTGTTCATATTTATCATGCAGAagcatacaatatttttttcaaaaatctgGAAATACTGAGTACAGTACTAGGAAAATTTGAATTTCCAAATTATGGATCAGGCAAAATTATTTCTTTGACTAACACTGTAACTGTCCAGACAGACCTATTAAACTCTATTCCTGGTATCATTCAAATCTATCTTTATAGATACACATAGATGGAGTTAACTCCTGGGTGCTTAGAATTTATGAATTTGTCCATATTTAATGGAGTCTTGCATCTAACTGGTTGAGTCAGTAAAAAGAAACTGCCCACTTACATGCCAATCCTTATCGCTTTATCACATTTTTTTATTACTACTTCCTCTCTTATGATCCCATTGCCAGGAAGGATAACTTGGAGGAGATCAAACTGAAAACCTCTTATCTAAAATATACCTTCTCAGGCAAACTAAACTGTCAGTTTAAAGGGCCAAGAAATACTAATAAACTTGAAAAAGGCAAGTAAAGCTCtgcaaaatcaaaagaaaataactccCCAGAAAGAACTGAGTTCATAGAATACTGCCTCTTTGTTTTTCAAAACTCCTATTGTCTTTGTATTCCAGCACCATTACTTCTAATTACATCCTAATTACATCACTGACCTCACTACTGTAGATGCATGTTGGGCTACATCCAATCAAATAAGTTGCAACtgtaaattcaaatactttgctCCTCTATGCAGATACTTGTATATTCAAATTTGTATAAGTCTATAAAGAGGAGCTGTTATCCCTCCCCCCTTTAAGCCTCTCTATACTTTTAGCACTCTGTCCCAGCCAAATGTTCCCTTGGGAAAATTCTTCTAAAGTTATCTCTTTCAAAGATACAAATTCATTATATTTCAAATTCATGAAAATAGTATTTAAGTGTATTTTTAGCCAAAATAAGACTGCTTTGTGTACTCCCATGCACATATAAAATGATGCATACCCAAATATTTATAATCCAGCTATCACAGCATCACTATAAGCCAAAATGGTACTTTCATTTGAAGAACATACACCCCTGGTCAAAATTATTTCTGAGACTTAcgtattatttattttactttgaaCATATACATCTGGAAGAATTATAATTAAACTTTCAGTCACCATTTTTAATCAAGGTGATCTAATCAATGGAACTTCTGTATTTAATGTCTACATTTAGGATCAAAACATTTACCAATATTAATTCTGTAAAACTTTTAGACTTTCATCACTTAATAACATTATTAAAAGACTTACCAGAACTGGCTTGTTGTTTACAGATAGCAAATccattccttccattttttttgacTGACATATCATTAAAACTGTTACATTTTGAGCAATGAAAAAATACTGCATCGTATTCTTCTCCATCACTTGGCAAGCTCTTCCTTGCAGAACCGCTTCTAGACCTAACTGTATATTTGTGGAAGCCTTCTGATTCATAAATACCATTATGTTTTTTAAATCCATTTCCCAAATCTCCATGTATCATGTCATCTTCACCTTCTAAGGCATCACACAGTTTGTTATGCATTAGGCCTGCTTCACACATTGGCAATACAAATGATTCCTTATTCCAGGCTTCCACACTTTCTTAAAATCTTCAGGTAAAAGGTATACTAAAAAAAGAAGTTCACAAAAATTTAGAATAGTGTTTAGATTTAAGATGCCTCCAACTTTTAGTTCTAACATGCTTACAGGTGTTTTAGTCCGTATCTTTTTTGATATTCATGTTTCCTAATTGAGCCAAAccttccattttaaaaattatttaactatgtaaaa from Thamnophis elegans isolate rThaEle1 chromosome 3, rThaEle1.pri, whole genome shotgun sequence includes:
- the CCDC125 gene encoding coiled-coil domain-containing protein 125 isoform X1, which translates into the protein MCEAGLMHNKLCDALEGEDDMIHGDLGNGFKKHNGIYESEGFHKYTVRSRSGSARKSLPSDGEEYDAVFFHCSKCNSFNDMSVKKNGRNGFAICKQQASSELNSEASNEELKQRLQEILEEVEILRVELEASQRQLEGKEQALKILQSMAVLDKATTHTKAVFIKSEQQKRALEKEINVLQWEIKINQEKLKNIDETWAEKYERIYCENAAFKETVKMKTEEIKLLKSENQLLEQQHLEMMAMLDVKQQKFVQDNISLSKSGVTEVTSLELAVLGACACNGPEGEPCACAKMSAATRKQLLQLKQEFELLKKSKEEAYIMADAFRIAFEQQLMRRKDQAFRLAQMSKICRKETKTVKWKSSKEDEKRKSLREKLMGMLASGPESKKVEELDNPLEIIRTLTDLLNDKEEMLAHQRKVSYMLARTLEDKENALQQRNESTFSEEKVTFKNSQYKQELKPQEWIFPECSCCQDDFSSAPNTNPSRKPTSRSTGSKENKHHNLKETVNMK
- the CCDC125 gene encoding coiled-coil domain-containing protein 125 isoform X2 gives rise to the protein MCEAGLMHNKLCDALEGEDDMIHGDLGNGFKKHNGIYESEGFHKYTVRSRSGSARKSLPSDGEEYDAVFFHCSKCNSFNDMSVKKNGRNGFAICKQQASSELNSEASNEELKQRLQEILEEVEILRVELEASQRQLEGKEQALKILQSMEINVLQWEIKINQEKLKNIDETWAEKYERIYCENAAFKETVKMKTEEIKLLKSENQLLEQQHLEMMAMLDVKQQKFVQDNISLSKSGVTEVTSLELAVLGACACNGPEGEPCACAKMSAATRKQLLQLKQEFELLKKSKEEAYIMADAFRIAFEQQLMRRKDQAFRLAQMSKICRKETKTVKWKSSKEDEKRKSLREKLMGMLASGPESKKVEELDNPLEIIRTLTDLLNDKEEMLAHQRKVSYMLARTLEDKENALQQRNESTFSEEKVTFKNSQYKQELKPQEWIFPECSCCQDDFSSAPNTNPSRKPTSRSTGSKENKHHNLKETVNMK